The genome window GTTGTCCTTGTCGATATTCACTGTTTTGGCGGTTCCCAGATCATTCAGAGTCACGTTTTCAAGCTTGAATCCGATATCTTCGGAAATGACACGCCCTCCTGTCAGGATGGCGATGTCTTCCAGCATGGCCTTTCTCCTGTCACCAAATCCAGGAGCCTTAACGGCGGCGCACTGCAGCGTCCCCCTGAGCTTGTTCACCACCAGGGTGGCCAAGGCCTCCCCTTCCACATCCTCGGCGATGATCAGCAAGGGTTTCCCCATCTTCGCAATCTGTTCCAGAATGGGAATCAAGTCCTTCATGTTGCTGATCTTCTTCTCATGAAGCAGGATGTAGGGTTCACTCAGGCTCACCTGCATCTTCTCGGGATCCGTCACGAAGTAAGGAGAAAGGTAACCTCGATCGAACTGCATACCCTCGACGATTTCAAGGGTGGTCTCCATGCTCTTTGCCTCTTCCACCGTGATCACGCCTTCCTTGCCGACCTTGTTCATGGCCTCGGCGATGATATTCCCGATGGTGTCGTCATTATTGGCGGAAATGGTTCCTACCTGGGCGATCTCTTCCTGGTCCTTGGTGGCCTTGGAGAGCTTCTTCAACTCCTCGACCGCGGCCTCAACCGCCTTATCGATTCCCCTCTTGATGGCCATCGGATTGACACCGGCAGCAACCAGTTTGGAACCCTCCCGATAGATGGACTGGGCCAGGACCGTCGCAGTTGTGGTGCCGTCACCGGCCACATCCGATGTTTTGGAGGCAACCTCCTTGACCATCTGGGCTCCCATATTCTCGAACTTGTCCTCCAGCTCGATCTCCTTTGCCACCGTAACACCGTCTTTGGTGATATTGGGTGATCCAAAGGTTTTTTCGAGAATGACGTTCCTCCCCTTGGGTCCCAGGGTCACTTTCACCGCATTGGCAAGCGTATCTACGCCCTTTAACATCGATTCTCTGGCCTTCTGGCTATATTTGATCTCTTTCGCCATATCCGTATCTCCTCCTTAGAAAAAATTGAAATCACAACTCATGCGCGCATCCCCGGGATGCCTATTCGACTATGGCAATAATATCGTCTTCCCGCATGATCAGGTGCTCTTCGCCATCGATCTTAATGTCTGTGCCGGCGTATTTCCCGAAAAGGACCCTGTCGCCCACTTTCACCTCCAGGGGCTGGCGTTCCCCACTGTCAAGGACCTTCCCGTTCCCGACAGCCACCACTTTTCCCTCGATCGGCTTCTCCTTGGCCGTATCAGGAATGATAATGCCGCCCTTTGTCTTTGCTTCCTCTTCAACCCTCTTGACAATAACACGATCTTGTAATGGCCTGATCTTCATTTCAAACATCTCCTCCTCATTTATGAAATAGAATGATGGTTAAAACACTCCGCCCCACAGGAATCCCTGGAATGTTTCTTTTCAAACCTCTCCATCCCAATGAGGACTCATGCAGGGGTAAGGTCCATATCAATATTCTTAAAACCGGGAGGTATTAACCCTTTTAAAATTTAAAAGGGCATTGGTCTGGCCTGAATAGAATTTGATGAAAAATAACTACTGCACGGGAAATGTCAAGTGCAGTGGGGAAAAATGTTCAACAAATCGAGTTCGATAAGCCGCAGGTCTCCCGTGGGACCTCTCTTTTCGGTCCGCTAAATTCGATGCCGGTCTATTACAAGGATGCATTTCCCTGTTGAAAATGCCCACACGATGGGATACCTTACCACCCCATTCGGAATTCATGGGAAACATCCATCCCCGGTGCCGGGACCATGGGGAGAATATCATTCATGAACAGAAAAAGATACGGCAATATCCTGGACCAGATCGGCGGAACGCCCCTCGTTCCCCTGAGAAAGATCAACCCCTTTAAAGAGGTGGAAATCCTCGCAAAACTTGAGTCATTCAATCCCGGCGGATCGGTCAAGGACCGGGCCGCCCTGGGGATGATCGAGGATGCCGAAGAGAAGGGGGAACTGACTAAGGACAAGATAATCCTCGAGGCCACCAGTGGGAATACGGGTATCGGCCTCTCTCTGGTAGCCGCGGTCAAGGGATACAGGGTGCTCCTGGTCATGTCCGAGTCAGTGAGCGAGGAACGGAAAAAGATCCTCCGGGCCATGGGGGCCGAATTGAAATTCACACCCGCCCACCTCTCCACGGATGGGGCCATCGAGTACGTCTACAATCTCATGAGGGAGGAACCTGGCAAGTATTGGCTTGCAGACCAGTTCAACAACCCCTCGAACTGGATGGCCCACTACCGCTTCACCTCAATGGAAATCTGGGAACAGACCGGGAAGGCCCTCGACGCAGTGGTCGCCACCATCGGGACGACCGGCACCCTGATGGGCCTCTCAAGGCGGTTCAAGGAAATCGCCCCAAACGTCACCATCGTGGGAGTGGAACCATACCTGGGGCATAAGATCCAGGGTCTGAAAAACCTAAAGGAATCCTACCGCCCGGGAATCTTCGATAAAAACCGCGTTGACAAGATGATCCACATCAGTGATGAGGAGGCCTTTGATACGGCCCGGAGGCTTGCAAAGATGGAGGGAATCTTCGCGGGGATGAGTTCCGGGGCGGCGGTTGCAGGGGCCATCAGGATCGCCGGGGAAATAAAGAGGGGGCGAATCGTGGTCATTCTTCCGGATGGCGGCGAACGTTACCTGAGCACTTCCCTTTTCGCGGATGTCAAGAAATCAGGACTTTTTCTTTACAACACCTTTACCCGCAGGAAGGAGGAATTCGTTCCCATCGAGGAAAAGCGGGTCAGCATCTATTCCTGCGGCCCGACCCTATGCCAGCATATTCATGTCGCCCAATGCCGCCGCTTCCTTTTCGCCGACCTGCTCAGGCGCTACCTCGAGTTCAAGGGCTATGAGGTGACCCTGATCATGAACGTCACGGACTTAGACGACCGGACCATCGCCGGGGCGGAAAAAGCGGGTATGCCCTTGAAAGATTTTACAGAACAATACTACAGGGCGTTTCTCGAGGACCTCGATACCCTTCGGATCAAGAGGGCCACCCGGTACCTGAAGGCAAGCGAGCACGTGGAAGACATGATCCGCCTGACCCAGCGGCTCTTGGAAAAAGGGTACGCATACGAGAAATTCCGCTCCGTCTACTTCGACATTTCCCGTTTCAAGGACTACGGAAGGCTGTCCCGCATCAACCTGGAAAAGATCCGGGTGGGAAAGACGGTGGACCTGGAACAGTACGAGAAGGAAAATCCCCGGGACTTCACCCTCCTGAAACGATCCACCCTGAACGAGCTCAAGAGGGGCATCTTCTATCAAACCCGCTGGGGGAACGTGCGGCCCAGTTGGCACCTGGAATGTCCGGCCATGGCCATGAAATACCTCGGCGAAACCTATGACATCCATACCAGCGGCGTCGACCTCGTGTTTCCCCACCACGAAAACGATATTGCCATCTGCCGGGCCCTTACCGGGAAACTCCCGGCCAACTACTGGATCCACAACGAACTGGTCATGATCGACGGAAAAAAGCTTACCGGGACTCTGGAAGACAGCACTTACACCATCCGGAGCCTTATCCGGAAGGGTTACACCGGGAGAGAAATCCGTTACTGCCTTATCAGTCATCCTTACCGAAAACCTCTCTCCTTCACCTTTACTAAGCTGGATACGGCCAAGAACACCCTTTCTCATCTGGACAAATTCGTCCGCAAACTTCACCTCTGCCGCGAGGGGGCCCCTCATCCGGACATGGATCAACTGATCTATGACCTCAGGCAGGCCTTCACGGAATCAATGGACGACGATTTGAATATCTCCCGGGCTCTGGCGGCCTTATTCCAATTTACGGGGAAGATCAACCGAATCATGGACCGCAGCGGCCTCGCCCTGGAGGACAAAGGGAAAATCGAGGAAATCTTAATGACCCTTAACGGGGTCCTGGGATTTCTTGACCTGGAACACCCGCAGGAAGATCCGGAGGTGGAACGACTGATCAAGGAAAGGGAGGAGGCCCGCAAAAGGAAGGACTGGGCCACAGCGGACAGGATACGTGAAGAACTCAATGAGAGGGGTATAGAAGTGGTGGATACCCGAGCAGGGACCATCTGG of Deltaproteobacteria bacterium contains these proteins:
- the groL gene encoding chaperonin GroEL (60 kDa chaperone family; promotes refolding of misfolded polypeptides especially under stressful conditions; forms two stacked rings of heptamers to form a barrel-shaped 14mer; ends can be capped by GroES; misfolded proteins enter the barrel where they are refolded when GroES binds), which translates into the protein MAKEIKYSQKARESMLKGVDTLANAVKVTLGPKGRNVILEKTFGSPNITKDGVTVAKEIELEDKFENMGAQMVKEVASKTSDVAGDGTTTATVLAQSIYREGSKLVAAGVNPMAIKRGIDKAVEAAVEELKKLSKATKDQEEIAQVGTISANNDDTIGNIIAEAMNKVGKEGVITVEEAKSMETTLEIVEGMQFDRGYLSPYFVTDPEKMQVSLSEPYILLHEKKISNMKDLIPILEQIAKMGKPLLIIAEDVEGEALATLVVNKLRGTLQCAAVKAPGFGDRRKAMLEDIAILTGGRVISEDIGFKLENVTLNDLGTAKTVNIDKDNTTIVDGGGTRKDLEGRVKQIRAQIEETTSDYDREKLQERLAKLIGGVAVINVGAATEPEMKEKKARVEDALNATRAAVEEGIVPGGGVALVRCINVLSKLKLEGEAQSGVKLVMRALEEPLRQIANNAGEEGSVVVEKVKEGKGAFGFNAETGEYEDLMKAGIIDPTKVTRFALQNAASVSSLLLTTEAMVAEKPKEKEETPGMPGGGMGGMGGMM
- a CDS encoding cysteine--tRNA ligase codes for the protein MNRKRYGNILDQIGGTPLVPLRKINPFKEVEILAKLESFNPGGSVKDRAALGMIEDAEEKGELTKDKIILEATSGNTGIGLSLVAAVKGYRVLLVMSESVSEERKKILRAMGAELKFTPAHLSTDGAIEYVYNLMREEPGKYWLADQFNNPSNWMAHYRFTSMEIWEQTGKALDAVVATIGTTGTLMGLSRRFKEIAPNVTIVGVEPYLGHKIQGLKNLKESYRPGIFDKNRVDKMIHISDEEAFDTARRLAKMEGIFAGMSSGAAVAGAIRIAGEIKRGRIVVILPDGGERYLSTSLFADVKKSGLFLYNTFTRRKEEFVPIEEKRVSIYSCGPTLCQHIHVAQCRRFLFADLLRRYLEFKGYEVTLIMNVTDLDDRTIAGAEKAGMPLKDFTEQYYRAFLEDLDTLRIKRATRYLKASEHVEDMIRLTQRLLEKGYAYEKFRSVYFDISRFKDYGRLSRINLEKIRVGKTVDLEQYEKENPRDFTLLKRSTLNELKRGIFYQTRWGNVRPSWHLECPAMAMKYLGETYDIHTSGVDLVFPHHENDIAICRALTGKLPANYWIHNELVMIDGKKLTGTLEDSTYTIRSLIRKGYTGREIRYCLISHPYRKPLSFTFTKLDTAKNTLSHLDKFVRKLHLCREGAPHPDMDQLIYDLRQAFTESMDDDLNISRALAALFQFTGKINRIMDRSGLALEDKGKIEEILMTLNGVLGFLDLEHPQEDPEVERLIKEREEARKRKDWATADRIREELNERGIEVVDTRAGTIWRKIRP
- the groES gene encoding co-chaperone GroES — protein: MKIRPLQDRVIVKRVEEEAKTKGGIIIPDTAKEKPIEGKVVAVGNGKVLDSGERQPLEVKVGDRVLFGKYAGTDIKIDGEEHLIMREDDIIAIVE